Proteins from one Niallia circulans genomic window:
- a CDS encoding SprT family protein codes for MTDQELQLLVEEVSNQYFQISFSHKATFNPRLRTTGGRYLLNSHNIEINRKYLDQLGLEELIGIIKHELCHYHLHINNKGYQHKDADFKNLLKSVGGPRFCSSLPKENNSSKPKKVLIYKCRSCNQIYLRRKKVDTKKYVCGKCRGKLVLEETRNN; via the coding sequence ATGACAGATCAGGAACTGCAATTGTTAGTTGAAGAAGTATCAAATCAATATTTTCAAATATCGTTTAGTCATAAAGCAACCTTTAACCCAAGACTCAGGACAACTGGAGGGAGATATTTACTTAACAGCCATAATATCGAGATCAATAGAAAGTACCTTGACCAATTAGGGCTGGAGGAATTAATCGGTATCATTAAACATGAGCTTTGTCATTATCATCTTCATATTAATAATAAAGGCTATCAACACAAAGATGCTGATTTTAAAAACCTGCTAAAGAGTGTTGGTGGGCCGCGTTTTTGCTCATCCTTGCCCAAGGAAAACAATTCAAGCAAACCTAAAAAAGTACTAATATATAAATGTAGATCATGCAACCAGATTTATCTTCGGAGAAAAAAGGTTGATACAAAAAAGTATGTATGTGGGAAATGCAGAGGGAAATTAGTATTAGAGGAAACAAGGAATAATTAG
- the cmpA gene encoding cortex morphogenetic protein CmpA, with translation MPTWLQNQIQKAFYEKNTYQVKLLNQCWYYYRRKNCS, from the coding sequence ATGCCTACGTGGCTGCAAAATCAAATTCAAAAGGCGTTTTACGAGAAAAACACCTACCAAGTCAAACTGCTTAACCAATGCTGGTATTACTATAGAAGAAAAAACTGTTCTTAA